Part of the Streptomyces sp. NBC_01353 genome, GACGGCGACCGGCCCGGTCGAGGTCATGACCGGAACGGCCCGTGAGGTTCCGGTCAGATTCCCGAAGTCGACGAACGTGGCCGCCTCGGTCGCGCTGGCCGTCGGCGACCTGGACGCTGTGCGGGTCCGGGTCGTCGCCGATCCCGCGGCACACCACACCCGCCACCTCGTCGAGGCGGCCGGCGCGCACGGGACGTACCGCTTCGAGGTCGCGCACCTGCCGGACCCGGGCAACCCGGCGACCAGCCAGGTGGTGCCGTACGCGGTACTGCGCAGCCTCGCCGCGCTCGCCGGACGGACGGGACAGATCCTGTGAGCACCGACGTCCTCGCCCCCGTCTCCACGGACGTCCACGTCGAGGAAGCCGGTGACCACGGTCCCCTGCTCCTGTGCCTGCACGGCATCGGCTCGTCGTCGGCCGCCTTCGCCCCGCAGCTCGCCGAACTCTCCTCGTACGCACGGGTCGTCGCCTGGGACGCCCCCGGGTACGCCTCGTCGCCCGACCCCGAAGTCCCCCTCACCCTCGAGGACTTCGCGGACGTGGCGGCAGGACTGATCCGCGAGCGCGGCGGGAGCGCCCATGTGCTCGGCGTCTCCTGGGGCGGCGTGATCGCCCTGCGGCTCGCCGCCCGCCACCCCGACCTCGTCGCCTCGCTGATCGTCGCCGACTCCAGCCCCGGCTCGGGCACGGACGGGACGAAGGCGGCGGCCATGCGGGCCCGCGCCACCGAGCTGGCCGAACTCGGCCCGCGCGCCTTCGCCGCGGCCCGCGGACCACGCCTGGTGTCACCCGGAGCCCCGGCCGAACTGGTCCGGCGGGTCGTCGACACCATGGCGGCCTCCGTGCGGCTGCCGGGCTACGCGTACGCCGCCGAGTCCATGGCATCGGCCGACCTCCGCGCCGAACTGCCCTCGGTCGCCGCGCCCTCGCTCGTCCTCTGTGGCGACCAGGACCAGGTCACCGGCATCGAGGCGAGCCAGGCCATCGCCGGTGCCCTCCACAGGACCGCCTTCGTGATCGTCAAGGACGCCGGTCACCTGGCCAATCAGGAGCAGCCCGGGCGCTTCAACGCCTGGATCCTCTCCCACCTCCGTATCACCGCACGCATCCCCGAATAGGAGCTGTCTCCCATGCCTCTGACCACCACCGAGTACGACAACGGCGGCGAGCTCGCCGCCTACACCGACTCGCTCATCGCCACCAGGGCCTCCCGGGTGGCCGACTTCGACACCCTGTCGTTCCAGGAGAAGGCCGGCTCGCAGTTCCGCCGCGGCCAGATCCGGTACGTCGGCTCGGGTGCCACCGGCAACCACGAGAACGACAACCGGATCATCCCGTCCGGTGGGTTCACCTTCTCCAACATGCTGCTTCCGCCCGGCGCCGAGGGCCCGGCCCACACCCACCACGACGTCGAGGAGGCCTTCTTCGTCCTCGAGGGCGAGGTCAAGGTCGGCATCCACCGAGGCCCCGACGAGGTCGAGTACCGGACGCTCGGATACCGCGACATGATCGTCGTCCCGGCCGGCGTGACCCGTTCCCTGAAGAACGAGGGGGACACCGACGCCCTCTTCTGCGTCGTCATCGGCACGCAGAAGCCGCAGGTGCCGACCTACCCGGAGTACTCGCCGATGCACGGCGTCACCCGTGGCTGACCTGCCCCCGGCCGACGTACGCACCGTCGTCGTCACCGGAGCGGGCCGTGGTCTGGGACTGGCCATGGCCCGCCGGGCGGGCGAGGACGGCTTCCGCGTCGTCGTCGCCGAAGTGGAGCGGGAGCGGGGCGAACACGCGGCCGCGGAGCTGTGCGCGGAGGGCATCGACGCCCGCTTCGTACGCTGCGACGTCGCCGACCCGGACTCGGTGGCCGCGCTGGCGGCCGCCGTGCGGGAGATCGGCCCGCTGTACGGCCTGGTCAACAACGCGGCGCTCGCCAACGGCGTGGGCGGCAAGGAGTTCCAGGACATCGACATCGAGGTGTGGGACCGGCTGATGGCGGTCAACGCCCGCGGCCCCTGGCTGGTCTCCAAGGCCCTGTACCCGCTCCTCGCGACGCCGGGCCGGATCGTCAACATCGCCTCGGACGCCGCGCTCTACGGCTCCCCGCGCCTCGCCCACTACATCGCCTCCAAGGGAGCGGTCATCGCCCTCACCCGGGCCATGGCGCGCGAACTCGGAGACAAGGGGATCACCGTCAACGCGGTCGCCCCCGGACTCACCGAGTGCGAGGCGACCGAGACCGTGCCCGCCGAGCGGCACGACCTCTACCGCATGAACCGCGCCGTCTCCCGGCCGCAGCAGCCCGACGACCTCACCGGGATCGTCTCCTACCTGCTCGGCGAGGAGTCCCGCTATCTGACCGGACAGGTGATCGCCGTCAACGGCGGCTTCACCATGAACTGAAGCGCAGGAGAAACCCGTTATGGATCTGGGCCTCGCCGACCGCACCATCGTGGTCACCGGCGGCAGCTCGGGCGTCGGCCTGGCCACGGTCCGCGCCCTGCTCGACGAGGGCGCCCGCGTCGCCACCTGCGGCCGTGACGCCGACCGTCTCGCCAATGCGGCCGCCCGGCTGCGTGCCGGGCGCGACCGCCTGCTCACCGGCGTGTGCGACGTAAGAGACGCCGACGCCGTGGACCGCTTCGTGCGCAGCGCCGCCGACGCGTTCGGCGGCGTGGACGGACTCGTCAACAACGCCGGACAGTCCCGCATGAAGGGGCTCGACGACTCGACGGCCGAGGACTGGCGCGACGAACTGGAGCTCAAGTTCGCCGGGGTGCTGAACCCGCTGCGCGCCGCGCGCCCGTACCTCGCCCGCTCCGAAGCGGCGAGCATCGTCAACATCAACGCGGTCCTCGCCAAGCAGCCCGAGCCCCGTCTGATCACCACCAGCGCCGCCCGCGCCGGCATCCTCAACCTCTCCAAGTCCCTGTCGGCCGAACTGGCCGGCGACGGCATCCGGGTCAACTCCGTGTGCCTGGGCCTCATCGACACCGGCCAGTGGACCCGTCGCCACGCCGCGGCCGCCACCGGCACGAGCTACGAGGACTGGCAGGCGGAACTGGCCGCCGACCGAGGCGTCGCCCTCGGCCGGCTCGGCCGGGCCGAGGAGGTCGCGTACGCGGTCGTCACCCTGCTCTCGCCCCACGCCTCGTACATCACCGGCACCAGCATCGACGTGTGCGGCGGCGTCGGCCGTTCCATCCTCTGAGGAGACACCATGCGTTACGACAACGGAGGCGATCTCCTCGTCGCCGTCCTGCGTGAACTGGGCATCGACACCGTCTTCGGCATCGTCAGCGTGCACAACCTGCCGCTCGTCGAGGCCGTCGACCGCGAACTGCGCTTCGTTCCGGTGCGCCACGAGGCGTCCGCCGTGAACGCGGCCGACGCCTACGGGCGGGCCCGCGGCTCCATCGGCTGCGCGTTGACCTCCACCGGAACCGGCGCGGGCAACGCCGCCGGATCGCTGATCGAGTCGCTGAGCGCCGGCAGCTCCGTGCTGCATGTCACCGGCCAGGTGGAGAGCGAATTCCTGGGCAGTGGTCGGGGGTTCATCCACGAGACCAAGGACCAGCTCGGCATGTTGACCGCCGTGTCAGCCCACGCGGCGACCGTGCCCGACACCGAACGGGCGGGTCGCATCCTGCGCGATGCGGCACGGGCGGCGCTCAGCGGGCCGGGAGGCCCCGGCGGGCCGGCGAGCGTGGAGTGGCCGATCGACCTCCAGTACGCCCCCCAGACCGACGGTCCCGCCGTTCCCGGCCACCCGGCCGTGCCCGCCCCCACGGACGGTGAACTGACCGCCGCCGGCGAGCTGCTGGCCTCCGCCCGCCGCCCGCTCGTCTGGGCCGGCGGCGGCGCGACAGGGGCCCGCCCCGAACTCACCCGCCTCCTGGAGGCGACCGGAGCGGGACTGCTCACCTCCAACTCCGGGCGCGGCACGGTGCCCGAGGACCACGAACAGGTCATCGGCAACTTCGCCACCACCCCCGCCGCGCGGGCCCTGCTCGCCGACGCGGACGTGCTGCTCACCATCGGCACCCACTTCCGCTCCAACGAGACCGCCGACTACACCCTGGACCTGCCCGCGGCGCACATACAGATCGACATCGACTCCGCGGCGCTCGGCCGGGTCTACCCGGTCGCGCACCCCCTGCACGGCGATGCCGCGCCCACTCTGGCGGCCCTGACCGGGCACGCCACGCCCGCCGAGGACGGCTGGCGCGAACGCGTCCACGCCGTGCGCGCCGAGGTGCGTGCCCATCTGCACGACGCCATCGGCCCGCAGGCCGCGATCTGCGACGCGATCCGCGCCGCGCTGCCGCGCGAGGCGGTCGTCGCCCGCGACGTGACCATCCCGTCCAGCAGCTGGGGCAACCGCCTGCTCGAGATGTACGACCCGCGGGACAACGTCTTCCCGCGCGGCGGCGGCATCGGCCAGGGCCTCGGCATGGGGATCGGCGCGGCGCTCGCACGGCCCGACGCACCCACCGTCGTCCTCGCCGGCGACGGCGGACTCGCCGTCCACCTCGGTGAACTGCTCACCCTCGCCCAGGAGCGGCCCCGGCTCACCCTCATCGTCTTCAACGACGGCGGGTACGGCGTGCTGCGCAACATGCAGGACCGCCACAGCGAGCGACGCTCCGGCGTCGACCTGGTGACACCCGACTTCGAACTGCTTGCCCGCGCCTGCGGCCTGCCGTACCTGCGGATCGCCGCCGAGGAGCAGGCGGCACCGGTCATCGCCGAGGCCGTCTCCTCGGACGGGCCGACGCTCGTCGAGGTCGACCTCGCGGCCCTGGGCCCGATGAAGAACCCGTTCACCCCACCCGTGAGGATCCCGGGCCGCTAATCCGGTCCCGTACTGCCTATCGCCGGTAAGGAGGCACCAGGCCATGAGCGAGAACCCGCTGCAGCTGATCGTCCACCGCATGACATGGGAGGCCGAGGGCGTACTGTCCGTCGAGTTTGCCCACCCCGACGGCAAACCCCTGCCCGCCTGGACGCCCGGCGCCCATATCGACGTGCACGTCGGGGGCCGGATCCGCCAGTACAGCCTGTGCGGCGACCCGCACGACCAGGGCGCGTACCGGATCGGTGTCCTCAACGAACCTTCGTCGCGCGGCGGTTCGCGCCACGTGCACACGAAGCTGCGCCCCGGCCAGTCCGTCACGGTCTCCGAGCCGCGCAACCACTTCGCCCTGGAGGACGCCGGCTCGTACGTCTTCGTCGCCGGCGGCATCGGGATC contains:
- a CDS encoding SDR family oxidoreductase, whose product is MDLGLADRTIVVTGGSSGVGLATVRALLDEGARVATCGRDADRLANAAARLRAGRDRLLTGVCDVRDADAVDRFVRSAADAFGGVDGLVNNAGQSRMKGLDDSTAEDWRDELELKFAGVLNPLRAARPYLARSEAASIVNINAVLAKQPEPRLITTSAARAGILNLSKSLSAELAGDGIRVNSVCLGLIDTGQWTRRHAAAATGTSYEDWQAELAADRGVALGRLGRAEEVAYAVVTLLSPHASYITGTSIDVCGGVGRSIL
- a CDS encoding SDR family oxidoreductase; its protein translation is MADLPPADVRTVVVTGAGRGLGLAMARRAGEDGFRVVVAEVERERGEHAAAELCAEGIDARFVRCDVADPDSVAALAAAVREIGPLYGLVNNAALANGVGGKEFQDIDIEVWDRLMAVNARGPWLVSKALYPLLATPGRIVNIASDAALYGSPRLAHYIASKGAVIALTRAMARELGDKGITVNAVAPGLTECEATETVPAERHDLYRMNRAVSRPQQPDDLTGIVSYLLGEESRYLTGQVIAVNGGFTMN
- a CDS encoding thiamine pyrophosphate-binding protein, with the translated sequence MRYDNGGDLLVAVLRELGIDTVFGIVSVHNLPLVEAVDRELRFVPVRHEASAVNAADAYGRARGSIGCALTSTGTGAGNAAGSLIESLSAGSSVLHVTGQVESEFLGSGRGFIHETKDQLGMLTAVSAHAATVPDTERAGRILRDAARAALSGPGGPGGPASVEWPIDLQYAPQTDGPAVPGHPAVPAPTDGELTAAGELLASARRPLVWAGGGATGARPELTRLLEATGAGLLTSNSGRGTVPEDHEQVIGNFATTPAARALLADADVLLTIGTHFRSNETADYTLDLPAAHIQIDIDSAALGRVYPVAHPLHGDAAPTLAALTGHATPAEDGWRERVHAVRAEVRAHLHDAIGPQAAICDAIRAALPREAVVARDVTIPSSSWGNRLLEMYDPRDNVFPRGGGIGQGLGMGIGAALARPDAPTVVLAGDGGLAVHLGELLTLAQERPRLTLIVFNDGGYGVLRNMQDRHSERRSGVDLVTPDFELLARACGLPYLRIAAEEQAAPVIAEAVSSDGPTLVEVDLAALGPMKNPFTPPVRIPGR
- a CDS encoding alpha/beta fold hydrolase, whose amino-acid sequence is MSTDVLAPVSTDVHVEEAGDHGPLLLCLHGIGSSSAAFAPQLAELSSYARVVAWDAPGYASSPDPEVPLTLEDFADVAAGLIRERGGSAHVLGVSWGGVIALRLAARHPDLVASLIVADSSPGSGTDGTKAAAMRARATELAELGPRAFAAARGPRLVSPGAPAELVRRVVDTMAASVRLPGYAYAAESMASADLRAELPSVAAPSLVLCGDQDQVTGIEASQAIAGALHRTAFVIVKDAGHLANQEQPGRFNAWILSHLRITARIPE
- a CDS encoding cupin domain-containing protein; translation: MPLTTTEYDNGGELAAYTDSLIATRASRVADFDTLSFQEKAGSQFRRGQIRYVGSGATGNHENDNRIIPSGGFTFSNMLLPPGAEGPAHTHHDVEEAFFVLEGEVKVGIHRGPDEVEYRTLGYRDMIVVPAGVTRSLKNEGDTDALFCVVIGTQKPQVPTYPEYSPMHGVTRG